CTGAGCCCTTTGCATAAGTCCTTTGTACGGCCGAGGACCTGCTTGGATCAGCTTCTTGTTCCGCATTCTAAGATACGGCCAGAAATGAGGCAGCGGCAGCCAAGTTCGAAGGTTTTATGAAACCGCTAATGACCTTCTATTGCGGCAAGGAGGCAGAAATGCGTTGCGCCGCGTCAAGCAGCACGGGAAGGAAGCGCGTCTTCAGCGTTTCGGCGGAATTGCGACCCACATGGGTGGAGACGTTCAGCGCGGCGAGCACCTCCGAGCGCCGGTTACGGACGGGGACGGCGATGGAGCGCAGGCCCATCTCCAATTCCTGGTCCACCAGGGTCCAGCCCTGGCGGCGGGAGGTTTCCACTGCATCCTTCAGGGCCACCATGTTGGCCACCGTGCGCTCGGTGCGGGGCTCCAGCTTCACCCGGTCATAGAAGACGGCCAGCTCCGCCGGCGGGAGGCCGGCCAGCAAGGTCCGGCCCATGGAGGTGCAGAAGGCCGGCAGGCGGCTGCCGATGGACAGGCCGATGGTCATCACCCGCTCGGTGGGAACGCGCGCCACATAGACGATGTCGAGCCCATCCAGCACCGACAGCGAGCAGGATTCCTGCAACTCGTTCACCACATCCCGCATGATGGGCTGGGCCACCTCCCACATGGGCAGGGAGGACAGATAGGAGAAGCCGAGGTCCAGCACCTTGGGGCGCAGGGAAAAATACTTGCCGTCGGTCTCGGCATAATTCTCCCGCACCAGGGTCAGGAGGAAGCGCCGCGCCGCCGCACGGGAGAGGCCGGTATGCTGGGCCACCTCGCTCAAGGTCATGCGCGGCTTGTAGCGGGTGAAGGTGCGGATCACTTCCAGGCCACGCACGAGGGACTGGATATAGTCCTTGTCCTCGCTTTCCCCGCTCGCCCGCCCGCTCATTCCGCGCCCCCGCCGCCGAGCTGTCCGCCCGCTGCGTCATCATAGCCGTCCTCGGCCGCGCGTGCAGCGGCGAGCGCCGCCATGAGGCGGTCGTCGCGCCAGGCGACGCGGGCGTCCCAGTCCTCCAACGGCAGAAGCGCGCGGCGCTGGGCGGCGGCGCGGGCGACGAGATCCTCGTCCCACTGATCCGGCTGGCCGCGCTCGGCGCCCATCTGCGCGTAGCGCGCGCCCATGCGGCGGGCATGCTCGGCCAGGCCGCCGCGGTAATTGAGGTCGGCGGTCTCGAACGGCCCGATGAGCGACCAGCGCAGGCCGAGGCCGCCGGTCATCACCTGGTCGATGGCGTCCACGTCCGCGATGCCTTCCTTCAGCATCCAATAGGCCTCGCGCAGCACCGCGCCCTGGAGGCGGTTATAGATGAAGCCGTTCACCTCCCGCTTCAGCTCCACCGGCCGCTGGCCAGCACCCGCCATGAGCGCCCGGGTTGCGGAAATGGCGGCGGGCTCGGTCCAGGGGGCGGGAACCAGCTCCACGATGGGCAGCAGATAGACCGGGTTTGCCGGATGGGCGACGAGGCAGCGATGGCGACCCGCAAGGTGGTCCGTGAGTTCGGAAGCGGGGAAGGAGGAGGTGGAGCTGGCGAGCACCGCATCGGCGGGCGCGCGCCGGTCCAGCTCCGCGAACAGGTCGCGCTTGAGGTCGCGCTTCTCCAGCACGCTTTCCTGCACATGGACGGCGCCGGCCAGCGCCGCGTCCAGGTCCGGCGCCACGGTGATGCGCGCCAGCACGGCGGCAGGGGCCTCGTCCAGCAGGCCGTGGGTCCGCAGCCCGTCCAGGCGGCGGGCGATGCCGTCCAAGGCTTGGTTGAGCACATCGGCGCTCACATCGTAGAGCCGGACGCTCGCTCCCGCGCGCGCGAAGACGATGGCCCAGCCGAGCCCCATGCTGCCTGCCCCCACCAGCGCCACCGCGCGCCCCGCCAGATGAGCCATGCCAGCCTCCCTTGTGCGATTTACGTACAGCTTGTTCGCGATGCGAACAGAAACGATCCCTAAAAGCCTGTCAAGGCGACTCTTTAAAGCAAGGCTAAAGCACGGAAATTTCCTCTTATTTTCAGTATTTTCCCGCATACGCTCAGAATTCATGTGCAAATGCAGCATCGAATCTGATTGACGCCTCTCCGACACCAGCCCACACAAGGGTCGAATTTGTTCGCATTACGAACACAAAAATTGGGGAGCCAATGACCCAGGCTTATATCTGCGACGCCGTCCGCACCCCCATCGGCCGCTATGCCGGCGCCCTCTCCTCCGTCCGCCCCGACGACCTCGCGGCCCTTGCCATCAAGGCGCTGATGGATCGCGTGCCCGGCATCGACGCCGAGGCCATTGACGACATCATCCTGGGCTGCGCCAACCAGGCCGGCGAGGACAATCGCAACGTGGCGCGCATGGCGGGCCTGCTCTCCGGCCTGCCCATCGACGTGCCCGGCTCCACCCTCAACCGCCTGTGCGGCTCGGGCATGGACGCGGTGGGGACCGCTGCCCGCGCCATCAAGGCGGGCGAGGCCGGGCTGATGATCGCCGGCGGCGTGGAAAGCATGAGCCGCGCGCCCTTCGTCATGGGCAAGGCCGACAGCGCCTTTTCCCGCGCGGCCAAGATCGAGGACACCACCATCGGCTGGCGGTTCGTCAACGCGCAGATGAAGGCGCTGCACGGCACCGATTCCATGCCCGAGACCGCCGAGAACGTGGCCGAGGACTTCGCCATCTCCCGCGAGCGGCAGGATGCCTTCGCTTTGGAAAGCCAGCGCCGGGCCGCCGAAGCCTGGGCCGCGGGCCGCTTTGCCGACGAGATCATCCCCGTGCCGGTGCCGCAGAAGAAGGGCGACCCCAAGCTCTTCGAGCGCGACGAGCACATGCGCCCCGACACCAAGCTGGAAGACCTCACCCGCCTCAAGGGCGTGGTGAAGCCCGGCGGCACGGTGACCGCCGGCAATGCCTCGGGCGTCAATGACGGTGCCGCCGCGCTCCTCATCGCTTCTGAAGAGGCGGTGAAGCGCTATGGCCTCACCCCGCGCGCCCGCGTGCTCGGCATGGCCACCGCCGGCGTGCCCCCGCGTATCATGGGCATGGGCCCTGCCCCCGCCACCCGCAAGGTGCTGGCGCGCCTCGGCCTGACCCTCGACCAGATGGACGTGATCGAGCTGAACGAGGCTTTCGCCGCCCAGGCCTGCGCGGTGCTGGCGGATCTCGGCCTCCCCGACGATGCCGCCCACGTCAATCCCAATGGCGGCGCCATTGCGCTCGGCCATCCGCTCGGCATGTCCGGCGCGCGCCTGGTGGGCACGGCCATGTACCAGCTTGCGCGCACCGGCGGCCGCTACGGCCTGTGCACCATGTGCATCGGCGTCGGCCAGGGCATCGCCACCGTGATCGAGCGGGTCTGAGCCCGCTCCGAAGACAAACCCCCGACGTTTCCACCCTGGGAGGAAAGATGAAGACCAAGGCTCTCTATGCCGGCCTCATGGCCGGGCTGCTCCTGTCCAGCCCGGCGCTGGCCCAGTATGCCGGCGGCGGCGTCAAGATCGGCGTGCTCACCGACATGTCCGGCGCCTATTCGGACCTCGCCGGCAAGGGCTCGGTGGAAGCCGCGCGCATGGCCATCGAGGATTTCGGCAAGCCCATCAATGGCAAGCCGGTGGAACTGGTCTCCGCCGACCACCAGAACAAGGCCGACATCGCCTCCTCCACCGCCCGCGCCTGGTATGACACGCAGGACGTGGATGCCATCTTCGACATCAACGGCTCGGTGGCGGCGCTCGCGGTGCGCGACGTGGCCAAGGAGAAGGGCAAGGTCGACATCAATTCCGGCGCCGCCTCCATGGCGCTGACCAACAAGGCCTGCTCGCCCACCGGCCTGCACTGGACCTATGACGTCTATTCGCTGGCGGCCGGCACCGGCAATGCGGTGACCAGCGGCGGCGGCAAGTCCTGGTTCTTCATCACCGCCGACTACACCTTCGGGCATGACCTGGAGAACCAGGTGGCCAAGATCGTCAAGGAGAAGGGCGGCACGGTGAAGGGCGCGGTGCGCGCGCCGTTCAACAATGCGGACTTCTCGTCCTATCTGCTCCAGGCCCAGGCCTCGGGCGCCCAGATCATCGGCATGGCCAATGCCGGCGCCGACACCATCAACACCATCAAGCAGGCCCGCGAGTTCGGCATCACCCAGTCCGGCCAGACGCTCGCCGCGCTGCTGCTGTTCCTCACCGACATCAAGTCGGTGGGCCTGGACGCCTCCCAGGGCATGGTGCTGACCACCGGCTTCTATTGGGACTATGACGACAAGACCCGCGCCTGGTCCAAGCGCTTCGCAGAGCGCATGGGCGGCAAGATGCCCACCATGGTGCATGCGGGTGTCTATTCCTCGGTCCTCAACTATCTGAAGGCGGCCGACGCGGCCGGCACCGACGAGGGCGTGAAGGTCATCGCCAAGATGCGCGAGACCCCGGTGGAAGACATGTTCGCCCGCAATGGCAAGATCCGCGAGGACGGCCGCATGGTGCACGACATGTTCCTCGCCAAGGTGAAGGCCCCCAAGGATTCCAAGGGCCCGTGGGACTTCTACGAGATCACCCGCGTGATCCCGGGCGACGAGGCGTTCCAGCCGCTCTCCGAGAGCACCTGCCCGCTGGTCGCCAAGAAGTGAGCCCGCGCCGGCGGGGTGTGCAGACCCCGCCGGCTCCCCTTCCCGTAACGCGCGGCCGCAGGACGGGCGGCCGAGGAGCCGGTCCATGCTGTTTCATGTGCAGATGAACGTGAACATCCCCCACGACTTCCCCGCCGAGAAGGCGGACGCCATCAAGGCGGCGGAGAAGGCCTATGCGCAGGATCTCCAGCGGCAGGGCAAGTGGGTGCATCTGTGGCGCATCGCCGGCCGGTATGCGAACGTTTCCATCTTCGACGTGGAGAGCGTCGACGAGTTGCACACCCTGTTGTCCTCCTTGCCTCTCTTCCCCTTCATGGACATCGTGGTGACGCCCCTGGCGCGCCATCCCTCGGCGATCGGCTGAACAAGAAGAAAGCGGCCACACATGATCGACAAGACGAGACCCGATACGGCGAGCACCGTCGCCGACATTCCGGACGGCGCGACCATCCTGGTGGGCGGCTTCGGCGGGGCGGGCATGCCCCACCAGCTCATCGACGCGCTCATTGAACGCGCGCCCAAGGATCTGACCATCGTCTCCAACAATGCCGGCAACGGCACCACCGGCCTTGCCGCCCTGCTCCAGGCGGGCCTCGTGCGCAAAGTGGTGTGCTCCTTCCCCCGGCAGGTGGATTCCTTCGTCTTCGACAAGCTCTATCGCGACGGCAAGCTGGAGCTGGAACTGGTGCCCCAGGGCAATCTGGTGGAGCGCATTCGCGCCGCCGGGGCCGGCATCGGCGCCTTCTTCACCCCCACGGGCTACGGCACGCCGCTGGCCGAGGGCAAGGAGACGCGCATCATCGACGGGCGCGGCTATGTGCTCGAATATCCCATCAAGGCGGACTTCGCGCTGATCAAGGCGTTCAAGGGCGACCGCTGGGGCAACCTCATCTACCGCAAGACCGCCCGCAATTTCGGGCCGGTCATGTCCACCGCCGCCAAGGTGACGGTGGCCCAGGTGGAGGAGATCGTGCCGCTGGGATCGCTCGACCCCGAATCCATCGTCACCCCCGGCGTGTTCGTGGACCGCGTGGTCGCGGTCGGAACGGGAGCCTCGGCATGAGCAGCAGCACTTTCGTCCCCTGGACCCGCGTCGAGATGGCCAAGCTCATCGCAAGGGACATTCCCGAAGGCGCGGTGGTCAATATCGGCATCGGCATGCCCGGCCTGGTGGCGGACCACCTGCCCGCCGACCGGGAAATCCTGCTCCATGCGGAGAATGGCATCCTCGGCATGGGTCCCAAGCCCGGCGACAATGCGGTCGACATGGACCTCATCAATGCCGGCAAGGAGCCCGTGACGCTTCTGGAAGGCGGCGCCTTCTTCGATCACATGATCTCCTTCTCCATGATGCGGGGCGGGCACTTGGACATCGCCGTCCTCGGCGCCTTCCAGGTGGCGGAGAATGGCGACCTCGCCAACTGGGCCACCAATGACGCCAATGCCATCCCCGCCGTCGGTGGCGCCATGGACTTGGCGGTGGGCGCGGCCAACGTGTTCGTCATGATGGAACTGCTCACCAAGAAGGGCGAATCCAAGCTGGTGCACCGCTGCACCTATCCGCTGACCGGCCTTGGCTGCGTCAACCGGGTCTATACCGACCATGCGGTGCTGGATATCGACGCCGACGGCTTCGTCCTGCGCGAACTGGCGCCGGGCCTCACCCTCGACGAACTGAAGGCGCGCACCGGGTTGGAAATCCGCGCGGCCTGAGGCGGGAGACTTCCAATGGCTTATATGATCGAGACCTTCGACAAGCCCGGCTCGGCGGACCTGCGCACCGCCACCCGTGACGTGCACCTCGCCTTCCTGGACGCCCACAAGCACCTGCTGCTCGCCTGCGGCGCCAAGCTGGACGAAGAGGGCAATGCCGCCGGCGGCGGGCTCTATGTGGTGGACGTGGAGACGCGGGCGGAGGCGGAAGCCTTCATCGCCGCCGATCCCTTCACCACCGCCGGCCTGTTCGAGCGCGTGGTGATCCAGCGCTGGCGCAAGGCCTATGTGGACGGGGTCTGCTACCTGCCGGGAGCCCCGAAGTGACGTCCGGCGCAGGGCGCACCCTCGTCACGGGCGGCGCCAGCGGCATCGGCCTTGCGGTGGTCCGGCGGGAAATCGCGGCGGGCCGCGCGGTGGTGGTGCTCGACCGCGCCCCGCCCCCCGGCGACGTGGCCGCCGGCTTCATCGCCGTCGACATGATGGATGCGGCGGCCACCGATGCCGCGCTGAAAGCCGTGCTGGCGGACGGCCCCATCACCCGCCTCGTCAACAATGTGGGCCTGGTGCGGCCAGCGACCGTCGACGACACCACGCTCGACGACCTTGAAGCGGTCATGCGCCTGAATGTGGGCGCCACGCTCCAGTGCACGCAGGCGCTGCTGCCCGGCATGCGGGCGGCGGGCTTCGGGCGGATCGTGAACGTCTCCAGCCGCGCCGCCTATGGCAAGGACCTGCGCAGCGCCTATGCCGCCAGCAAGGCCGGTCTGCTCGGCCTGACGCGCACCTGGGCGCTGGAACTGGGCCGTGACGGCATCACCGTGAATGCGGTGGCCCCCGGCCCCATCGCCACCCCCCTCTTCACCGCCGCCAACCCGCCCGACGCGCCCCGCACCCGCGCCATCATCGAGGCCATTCCGGTCGGCCGCATGGGCACGCCGGAGGACGTGGCGGATGCCATCTGCTTCTTCCTGGGCGATGCCGCCGGCTTCGTGACCGGCCAGACACTGCCGGTCTGCGGCGGCATGACGGTGGGCAAAAGCGTGGTCTGAGGCCCCGCACAAGGCTCCGCGAAAGAAAGAGGCATCACATGTCCAACCCGCGCTGGACCCGCCGTCCCGAAGGCTCCACCTGGGGCGATTTCGGGCCGGACGATGAACTGGGCCGCCTCAACCTCATCACGCCGGAGAAGGTGCGCGCCGCCGTCGCCGAGGTGCGGGAGGGCCGCACCTTCTGCCTCTCCCTTCCGCTGGACCGGCCCGGTGGCAATGTGGTGAATGCCCGCCGCTTTCCCCCGGT
This genomic interval from Aquabacter sp. L1I39 contains the following:
- a CDS encoding IclR family transcriptional regulator domain-containing protein; protein product: MSGRASGESEDKDYIQSLVRGLEVIRTFTRYKPRMTLSEVAQHTGLSRAAARRFLLTLVRENYAETDGKYFSLRPKVLDLGFSYLSSLPMWEVAQPIMRDVVNELQESCSLSVLDGLDIVYVARVPTERVMTIGLSIGSRLPAFCTSMGRTLLAGLPPAELAVFYDRVKLEPRTERTVANMVALKDAVETSRRQGWTLVDQELEMGLRSIAVPVRNRRSEVLAALNVSTHVGRNSAETLKTRFLPVLLDAAQRISASLPQ
- the pcaF gene encoding 3-oxoadipyl-CoA thiolase gives rise to the protein MTQAYICDAVRTPIGRYAGALSSVRPDDLAALAIKALMDRVPGIDAEAIDDIILGCANQAGEDNRNVARMAGLLSGLPIDVPGSTLNRLCGSGMDAVGTAARAIKAGEAGLMIAGGVESMSRAPFVMGKADSAFSRAAKIEDTTIGWRFVNAQMKALHGTDSMPETAENVAEDFAISRERQDAFALESQRRAAEAWAAGRFADEIIPVPVPQKKGDPKLFERDEHMRPDTKLEDLTRLKGVVKPGGTVTAGNASGVNDGAAALLIASEEAVKRYGLTPRARVLGMATAGVPPRIMGMGPAPATRKVLARLGLTLDQMDVIELNEAFAAQACAVLADLGLPDDAAHVNPNGGAIALGHPLGMSGARLVGTAMYQLARTGGRYGLCTMCIGVGQGIATVIERV
- the catC gene encoding muconolactone Delta-isomerase, with the translated sequence MLFHVQMNVNIPHDFPAEKADAIKAAEKAYAQDLQRQGKWVHLWRIAGRYANVSIFDVESVDELHTLLSSLPLFPFMDIVVTPLARHPSAIG
- a CDS encoding 3-oxoacid CoA-transferase subunit A, whose product is MDKTRPDTASTVADIPDGATILVGGFGGAGMPHQLIDALIERAPKDLTIVSNNAGNGTTGLAALLQAGLVRKVVCSFPRQVDSFVFDKLYRDGKLELELVPQGNLVERIRAAGAGIGAFFTPTGYGTPLAEGKETRIIDGRGYVLEYPIKADFALIKAFKGDRWGNLIYRKTARNFGPVMSTAAKVTVAQVEEIVPLGSLDPESIVTPGVFVDRVVAVGTGASA
- a CDS encoding SDR family NAD(P)-dependent oxidoreductase, which gives rise to MTSGAGRTLVTGGASGIGLAVVRREIAAGRAVVVLDRAPPPGDVAAGFIAVDMMDAAATDAALKAVLADGPITRLVNNVGLVRPATVDDTTLDDLEAVMRLNVGATLQCTQALLPGMRAAGFGRIVNVSSRAAYGKDLRSAYAASKAGLLGLTRTWALELGRDGITVNAVAPGPIATPLFTAANPPDAPRTRAIIEAIPVGRMGTPEDVADAICFFLGDAAGFVTGQTLPVCGGMTVGKSVV
- a CDS encoding ABC transporter substrate-binding protein, which translates into the protein MKTKALYAGLMAGLLLSSPALAQYAGGGVKIGVLTDMSGAYSDLAGKGSVEAARMAIEDFGKPINGKPVELVSADHQNKADIASSTARAWYDTQDVDAIFDINGSVAALAVRDVAKEKGKVDINSGAASMALTNKACSPTGLHWTYDVYSLAAGTGNAVTSGGGKSWFFITADYTFGHDLENQVAKIVKEKGGTVKGAVRAPFNNADFSSYLLQAQASGAQIIGMANAGADTINTIKQAREFGITQSGQTLAALLLFLTDIKSVGLDASQGMVLTTGFYWDYDDKTRAWSKRFAERMGGKMPTMVHAGVYSSVLNYLKAADAAGTDEGVKVIAKMRETPVEDMFARNGKIREDGRMVHDMFLAKVKAPKDSKGPWDFYEITRVIPGDEAFQPLSESTCPLVAKK
- a CDS encoding 3-hydroxyacyl-CoA dehydrogenase, whose protein sequence is MAHLAGRAVALVGAGSMGLGWAIVFARAGASVRLYDVSADVLNQALDGIARRLDGLRTHGLLDEAPAAVLARITVAPDLDAALAGAVHVQESVLEKRDLKRDLFAELDRRAPADAVLASSTSSFPASELTDHLAGRHRCLVAHPANPVYLLPIVELVPAPWTEPAAISATRALMAGAGQRPVELKREVNGFIYNRLQGAVLREAYWMLKEGIADVDAIDQVMTGGLGLRWSLIGPFETADLNYRGGLAEHARRMGARYAQMGAERGQPDQWDEDLVARAAAQRRALLPLEDWDARVAWRDDRLMAALAAARAAEDGYDDAAGGQLGGGGAE
- a CDS encoding 3-oxoacid CoA-transferase subunit B yields the protein MSSSTFVPWTRVEMAKLIARDIPEGAVVNIGIGMPGLVADHLPADREILLHAENGILGMGPKPGDNAVDMDLINAGKEPVTLLEGGAFFDHMISFSMMRGGHLDIAVLGAFQVAENGDLANWATNDANAIPAVGGAMDLAVGAANVFVMMELLTKKGESKLVHRCTYPLTGLGCVNRVYTDHAVLDIDADGFVLRELAPGLTLDELKARTGLEIRAA
- a CDS encoding YciI family protein; protein product: MAYMIETFDKPGSADLRTATRDVHLAFLDAHKHLLLACGAKLDEEGNAAGGGLYVVDVETRAEAEAFIAADPFTTAGLFERVVIQRWRKAYVDGVCYLPGAPK